The region GAAAAGGAACAGGCTGAACAGATAGCAAGGCAGATTGAAAAAGTTTTCTTGACCATGGCCCAGAAGGCTGGTGAAAAGGATAAGCTATACGGTTCGGTCACCAGCATGGACCTGGCCAGGGCCATGGCCGAGCAAGGGCTGGAGGTTGATCGTCGCAAGATCAAGCTGGCTGAACCGATCAAGGCCCTGGGTGATTATGAGATTCCGATTAGACTTCATTCAGAAGTTACTGCTATGATAAAGGTTTCAGTGATCAGGGCGGAGGATTGACCCATTTCGGTGCAGCCATGCTTGAGGTCACATCAGATGAAAGGGAGCTTACAGCTTGGTTGAAGGTATAAAGGCATCCGAAGCCGCGGTGAGGCAGACTGGCGCTGCTGGCGCCAAGGTGGAAGAGCTTAAGCTTCCTCCGCAGAGCCTTGAGGCCGAACAATCGGTCCTGGGGGCCATTCTACGGGATGAGACTGCCTTGGTTCGAGTCTTAGAGGTGCGAACCGAGGCAGAA is a window of Deltaproteobacteria bacterium DNA encoding:
- a CDS encoding 50S ribosomal protein L9 is translated as MRVILTTDVEALGLVGQIVDVSRGYARNKLIPGQLAVEATPGNLKVHEKARTEFEVRSLKEKEQAEQIARQIEKVFLTMAQKAGEKDKLYGSVTSMDLARAMAEQGLEVDRRKIKLAEPIKALGDYEIPIRLHSEVTAMIKVSVIRAED